The DNA window CACCCGAATCGGCGAGGGCTGGAACTCCGACCTGTCGCAGATCGCGGCGCTACGCGAGAAAGCCGACGACGTGGTGTTCCGCGAGGAGTTCCGCCGGGCCAAGCGCAAGAACAAGAAGCGCCTCGCCGCCTACATCGCCCGTCAGACCGGCGAGGAGGTGCTGGTCGACAGCATCTTCGACGTCCAGGTCAAGCGCATGCACGAGTACAAGCGCCAGCTGCTGAACGTGCTGCACACCATCGCGCTGTACAACGAGATGCGCGACAACCCGACGGTCAGCTGGGTCCCGGTGACCAAGGTGTTCGCCGGCAAGGCGGCGCCCTCCTACCACATGGCCAAGCTGATCATCAAACTGATCAACGACGTAGCCAAGGTGGTGAACCACGATCCGTCGGTGCACGACAACCTGAAGGTCGTGCTGCTGCCGAACTACAACGTCACCGCCGCCGAGATCATCATCCCGGCCGCCGACCTGTCGGAGCAGATCTCCACCGCCGGCATGGAGGCGTCGGGCACCGGCAACATGAAGCTGGCGCTGAACGGTGCGCTGACCATCGGCACGCTGGACGGCGCCAATGTCGAAATCCGCGAGCATGTGGGTGCGGACAACATCTTCATCTTCGGCATGACCGCCGACGAGGTGAACGACCTGCGCGCCAGCGGCGGCTTCAACCCGCGCGAGGTGATCGCGTCTAACCCCAGCCTGAAGCGGGCGCTCGACATGATCTCCACCGGCGCCTTCTCGCCGGACGACCGCAACCGCTACCACCCCATCGTCCAGGCGCTGACCGACGGCGGCGACCATTTCCTGGTGACGGCGGACTTCGCCGACTATTGCCGGGCGCAGGACGCGGCGATGCAGCTGTACCGCGATTCGGAGGAATGGACCCGCAAGGCGATCCTGAACACCGCCAACATGGGCTGGTTCTCGTCCGACCGTACGGTCAACGAGTACGCCCAGGAGATCTGGGACGTACACCCGGTGAAGCCAAGCCATGACGGCGAGGGGTTCCGGTAAGAGCTTTGCCCCCTCCCTAACCCTCCCCCTCTTCGAGGGAGAGGGAACTCCGCCACTCCCGCGCCCAACTCCCTCTCCCGCGAAGCGGGGGAGGGTCGGGGAGGGGGCAAGCGGCGCTGTGGCAACCCCTCAGCCGGCGCTTTACAAGCCCCCTCCATTGGGCTATGACAACCAGCATGAACCGCAAGGCCATCACCACCACTACGACCAAAAAAGCCACTCGCTTCGGCGGGCAGCGTCGTGGTGCGTGCTGATCGGATCGACCAGCGTTTCTTCCACGAGGCAGGCCCCGCCGGACATCGGACGGGGCCTCGTCGTATCCGGGGTCCGCTGTCCGAACGACCGATAGGCCGGTCCGATCAACAGTGCGATAGACAGGACGGAACCCCGACATGAGCAGCAACAACGCCTCCGCTTCCTCCAAGTCCCTCCGCGTCGCCGTGGTCGGCGCCACCGGCGCCGTCGGCCGCGAGATGGTCAAGGTCCTGCACGACCGCAATTTCCCGGTTGCCGAACTCGGCCTGTTCGCCTCCGAGCGGTCCGCCGGCAAGGTGCAGGAGACCCCCTACGGCGCCCTGACCCTGAAGGCCTTCGACGCCGCGGTGGTGAAGGGCTACGACGTTGCCCTGCTGGCGGTGTCGGGCGACTTCGCCAAGGCGCATGCCAAGGATCTGGCCTCGGCCGGCGCGCTGGTGATCGACAACAGCTCGGCCTTCCGCTACGACGCCGACATCCCGCTGATCGTTCCGGAAATCAACGCCCACGTCTTCCGCGAGGCGTACGCCGCCGGTTCGCGCCTGATCGCCAACCCGAACTGCACCACGGCCATCGCCGTCGTTGCGCTCGGCCCGCTGCACAAGGCCTTCGGCATCAAGCGCGCCATCGTCTCCACCTATCAGGCCACCAGCGGCGCCGGTGCCGAGGGCATGGCCGAGCTGGAGGAGCAGACGCGCAACCAGCTGGACGGCAAGCCGGTCACCAACAGCGTGTTCCGCCACCCGATCCCCTTCAACCTGATCCCCCAGATCGACGCCTTCCAGGAGAACGGCTACACGAAGGAGGAGATGAAGGTGACGTGGGAGACGCGGAAGATCATGGAGGTCCCGGACCTGCTGGTCAGCTGCACCGCCGTCCGCATCCCGACCTATCGTGCCCATTCCGAAGCCATCACGCTGGAGACCATCCAGCCGGTCACGCCCGACGCCGCCCGCGCGGTGCTGGCCGATGCCGCCGGCGTGAAGGTGGTGGACGATCCGGCCAACGGCGCCTATCCGATGCCGCTGAACGCCACCGGCCAGTATGACGTCGAGGTCGGCCGCATCCGCAGCAACCTGGTGTTCGGCGACCATGGCCTCGACCTGTTCGTCTGCGGCGACCAGCTGCTGAAGGGCGCTGCCCTGAATGCGGTGCAGATCGCCGAGCTGGCTCTCTGATCGAGTGCATTCTGCGGGGCGGATCGCCGTCCCGCAGAATTTATTGAAATGAATACGCTTGTAACGATTTCCCGGTTGCATGCATTTTATTGCGCGCCTCAAATTCGTCCGACAGGGCTTCGGACCGTCCGGGATAACCCGTGTCGCCGTCGCCATTGCATCCGAACGAGAGGCGATGATGGAATACCTGATCAGCGACATCATTCTGCTTGCCTGCAGCTACGTGCCTGAGAGCTTTCTACCCTGCGACGGCAGCATCGTTCCCATTGCGCAGTATCAGGCGCTCTACTCTCTGATCGGCACGCAATATGGCGGCGACGGCAGGACGACATTCGGTC is part of the Azospirillum lipoferum 4B genome and encodes:
- a CDS encoding phage tail protein, whose amino-acid sequence is MHFIARLKFVRQGFGPSGITRVAVAIASEREAMMEYLISDIILLACSYVPESFLPCDGSIVPIAQYQALYSLIGTQYGGDGRTTFGLPNLKGKEPLPTLHYVICYNGYYPPRPA
- a CDS encoding aspartate-semialdehyde dehydrogenase, translated to MSSNNASASSKSLRVAVVGATGAVGREMVKVLHDRNFPVAELGLFASERSAGKVQETPYGALTLKAFDAAVVKGYDVALLAVSGDFAKAHAKDLASAGALVIDNSSAFRYDADIPLIVPEINAHVFREAYAAGSRLIANPNCTTAIAVVALGPLHKAFGIKRAIVSTYQATSGAGAEGMAELEEQTRNQLDGKPVTNSVFRHPIPFNLIPQIDAFQENGYTKEEMKVTWETRKIMEVPDLLVSCTAVRIPTYRAHSEAITLETIQPVTPDAARAVLADAAGVKVVDDPANGAYPMPLNATGQYDVEVGRIRSNLVFGDHGLDLFVCGDQLLKGAALNAVQIAELAL